A window of Halogeometricum sp. S1BR25-6 genomic DNA:
CCGACGTGTTCACCCGCGACGTCGACAACGAGTCCGCCCGGGAGTTCCGCCGGATGCTCGACGAGCAGAACTTCGTCTTCGCGCCGGGCATCTACCACGCCCTCGACGCCCGACTGGCCGAACTCGCCGGCCTCGACGCGGCGTACATGAGCGGCTACTCGACGGTTCTCGGCCAGTTCGGGTTCCCGGACCTGGAGATGGTGACGATGACCGAGATGGTCGAGAACGCGAAGCGCATCGTCGAGGCGACGGACCTGCCCGTCGTCGCCGACTGCGACACCGGCTACGGCGGCGTCCACAACGTCCGCCGCGCCGTCCGCGAGTACGAGAAGGCGGGCGTCGCCGCGATTCACATCGAGGACCAGACGACGCCGAAGCGCTGCGGCCACATCGCCGGCAAGGAGATCGTCTCGCGCGACAAGGCCCGCGCGCGCTTCGAGGCGGCCGTTGACGCCAAGCAGTCCGAGGACACGTTCATCATCGCCCGGACGGACGCCTACGGCTCCTCGAACGGCGACTGGGAGGAGCACTTAGAGCGCGGACGCATCTACGCCGACGCCGGCGTCGACATGGTCTGGCCGGAGATGCCCGACCCCTCGCGCGAGGACGCCGTCGAGTACGCCGAGACCATCCACGAGACGCATCCCGACCTGAAGTTGGCGTTCAACTACTCCTCGTCGTTCGCGTGGTCCGAGGAGGAGGACCCGCTCACGTTCGAGGAACTCGGCGACCTCGGATACGAGTACATCTTCATCACGCTGTTCGGCCTGCACTCGGGCGCCCACAG
This region includes:
- the aceA gene encoding isocitrate lyase → MSSDPYERTTGADVFTRDVDNESAREFRRMLDEQNFVFAPGIYHALDARLAELAGLDAAYMSGYSTVLGQFGFPDLEMVTMTEMVENAKRIVEATDLPVVADCDTGYGGVHNVRRAVREYEKAGVAAIHIEDQTTPKRCGHIAGKEIVSRDKARARFEAAVDAKQSEDTFIIARTDAYGSSNGDWEEHLERGRIYADAGVDMVWPEMPDPSREDAVEYAETIHETHPDLKLAFNYSSSFAWSEEEDPLTFEELGDLGYEYIFITLFGLHSGAHSVYEDFSNLAENDEVGQMDLEERYIGHPTESHHELAFVSDYQETEMEFDREARERIESSEGFSEEQSDPIESDD